TTGATGAGACACAAATCAATACTCAAAACTGGACGCATGAAGTGAACTGCCTGGGTGGCGGAAATGAAGAGCGTCAATGCTACACCGATGATGCAGTCAATTCGTATGTTAGCGATGGAACACTAAAAATAGTTGCGCTTCGCGCTGCGGAAGATGCTGAACAGCCCTATACATCTGCGCGCCTTATTACAAAACACAAAGCGGATTTTAAATATGGTCGCTTTGAAATGCGGGCAAAACTACCCAGCGGACAGGGCAGCTGGCCGGCATTTTGGATGTTGCCAACTGACGAAGTCTATGGTGGCTGGCCCAAATCTGGTGAGATTGACATCGTTGAGGCGGTGAACCTCAAAGCACAAGATGCGGATGGTATGCCTGAGGCCCATGTCTACGGGACCTTACATTATGGTAAGGATTGGCCTGACAACGTTCACTCTGGTAAAGCGCATAGCTTACCGGATGGTGTTAACCCGGCCGATGACTTTCATACCTATGCGGTGGAATGGCAAGAGGGAGAGATACGCTGGTATGTTGATGATTACCTTTATGCCACGCAGCGCCAGTCAGAGCCCCTGTATGACAGTAGCGGCAACGTATTTAGTCTGAAACACCGAGGGTGGTTCGCCGAGTACCATGATCAGGGAAGTGGTGAGCTGGTAACACACTGGGACAGTGCACCATTTGATCAAAACTTTTATCTTATCCTGAACCTGGCTGTTGGTGGCAATTGGCCGGAAGCGGTTAATGAAACGGGCGTCGATGCTGAAGCCTTTGCAAACGGGCAAACCTTCGAAGTGGATTATGTCCGGGTTTACCAGTGTCAGCAAAACCCGCAAACAGGCAAAGGCTGCGAAACGATCCGCGCCGGATGGGATTCACTGGATGATGCACTGGTTGAGGGTAAAGCGCCCAGCCCACCGCCGCCTGCGACTTCAGGGGATAGTCTGCAAATCTTTGACGGTGAGCTTAATAAAGACTGGCCAGCGTGGGATTGTTGTGGCGGCAGCGTTCCTGCTTTAGTCGAAGATGACACTGCTGGCATGGCGGTCGAATTTAGCGTGGGCAGTGAGCCTACGGTCAATGGGTTTATTTCTCGAGATCCGATGGCGTCTGATGCTGGTGGTAGTCCCAGCCCGTTCGATGCCTCTTCGTTGATTGAGTCCGGCGTTGTGCGTTTCGATTTGAAAGTGACTTCTGCGCCCGCGAATACAGAGGCACCCTGGATGTTAAAAATAGAAAGCGCAAACGGAGAAAAAGCAGTTGAACTTGCGTTGTCTGAAAGCGCAGAAGGGGTAATGCCAGCGGTTGGACAATGGCAAACCTTCACGTTCTCGTTACAGATGTTGGCAGAGCAGGGGCTGGACATCAGTAGTATTGATGCATTGCTTATTTTCCCGGCATGGGGCAGTGGCGAAGGCGCAGTTTATCGCGTCACAGATGTTGCGATTATGACACCAGACACAGCCACTGCATTGGTGGTATTTGAAGAGAGCGAAAATCCTGCCTGGCCAATGTGGGATTGCTGTGGCGGTTCTTTACCTACGGTTGAGCTGGACGATGATGCGCACGGCAATGTTGCAGAGTTTGTGATCGTTGATACAGCAACGGTGATGGGCTTTATTTCACGGCAAGAGTTTATTTCAGCTGAAGGGGTTAGCGCGGCACCATTTGATGCCTCCTCTATCCTGTCAAACGGCGTGATTGAGTTTGATATGAAGGTGGTGAGTGCACCACAAGACGCCACTGCAGCTTGGTTCTTCAAAGCTGAATCAGTGGGCGCAGAAAGTGCTGCTGAACTGACCCTGGATAAGAGTATCCAGCAAACAGCTCCCGAGGTCGGCCAGTGGCAAACCTATACATTTACTTTAACGGACTTGGTAGCAGCTGGCCTGGACATCAGTGCGATTGACGTCTTAATGGTTTTTCCCAGCTGGGGCCAGGGGGCTGGCGCAGTATACCGCATAGATAACGTGAAAATTTACGATCCGAATCAGGCGGATGACTTTGTCGGTGAAGTGCTATTTGCCGATGACGTTAAAGCCAAATGGTCGCTGTGGGATTGCTGTGGTGGCTCTACTCCTACGCTTGAAAATGATGATATGACTCAGGGCATGGTAGCGGAATTTAAAGTTGGCGCCGAGCCTACTGTGATGGGGCTGTTTGCCGAAGACGGGCATTATCTTGATGCATCACCCTATCTGGAAAAGGGCTCGGTTCAGTTTGATCTTAAAGTAGTGACAGCGCCCAATGATAGCAGCGCACCCTGGAAGTTTAAGATAGAAGCGCTGGATGCCAGTTTTGCATTGGAGCTTAATCTGACCGACAGCCTGGAGGCTGTGGCGCCCCAGGTTGGCCAGTGGCAGACCTATACTTTCCCACTTCAGACACTGCAGGATGGTGGGGTGAATATCAGCGGCATTGACATCATCATGATTTACCCGGCCTGGGGGCAGGGCGAAGGAGCTGTATATCGGCTCGATAATGTGATGGTAGCAGCGCAATAAAACCAAACCGATGGCGTGGCATTGTCACGCCCAGACAGCGAAAATTATTCAAGCAGGTCATTATGAATACAGTAAATTATAAACTC
The window above is part of the Pseudoalteromonas rubra genome. Proteins encoded here:
- a CDS encoding glycoside hydrolase family 16 protein, producing MIKVAKSFTCLGVLLAIAGLTGCGGDAKTNTDLSKTDPQTPVSDWQLVWQDEFDETQINTQNWTHEVNCLGGGNEERQCYTDDAVNSYVSDGTLKIVALRAAEDAEQPYTSARLITKHKADFKYGRFEMRAKLPSGQGSWPAFWMLPTDEVYGGWPKSGEIDIVEAVNLKAQDADGMPEAHVYGTLHYGKDWPDNVHSGKAHSLPDGVNPADDFHTYAVEWQEGEIRWYVDDYLYATQRQSEPLYDSSGNVFSLKHRGWFAEYHDQGSGELVTHWDSAPFDQNFYLILNLAVGGNWPEAVNETGVDAEAFANGQTFEVDYVRVYQCQQNPQTGKGCETIRAGWDSLDDALVEGKAPSPPPPATSGDSLQIFDGELNKDWPAWDCCGGSVPALVEDDTAGMAVEFSVGSEPTVNGFISRDPMASDAGGSPSPFDASSLIESGVVRFDLKVTSAPANTEAPWMLKIESANGEKAVELALSESAEGVMPAVGQWQTFTFSLQMLAEQGLDISSIDALLIFPAWGSGEGAVYRVTDVAIMTPDTATALVVFEESENPAWPMWDCCGGSLPTVELDDDAHGNVAEFVIVDTATVMGFISRQEFISAEGVSAAPFDASSILSNGVIEFDMKVVSAPQDATAAWFFKAESVGAESAAELTLDKSIQQTAPEVGQWQTYTFTLTDLVAAGLDISAIDVLMVFPSWGQGAGAVYRIDNVKIYDPNQADDFVGEVLFADDVKAKWSLWDCCGGSTPTLENDDMTQGMVAEFKVGAEPTVMGLFAEDGHYLDASPYLEKGSVQFDLKVVTAPNDSSAPWKFKIEALDASFALELNLTDSLEAVAPQVGQWQTYTFPLQTLQDGGVNISGIDIIMIYPAWGQGEGAVYRLDNVMVAAQ